The Ahaetulla prasina isolate Xishuangbanna chromosome 4, ASM2864084v1, whole genome shotgun sequence genome has a window encoding:
- the LOC131197349 gene encoding ribonuclease-like produces MTNKSLIPGLTTVLLFLMAWLAMINAATFEKFLRQHVDYPMTEFPDAQRYCNLMMKRRHMATSKYCKHLNTFIHMEVPQIQAVCGPAGEPTTGDLRESNSSFPLTMCKLQRGSWAPDCNYIGTSAVDRIIIACEDGYPVHLETEVPDYNEPEDL; encoded by the coding sequence ATGACCAACAAGAGCTTAATTCCCGGGCTAACCACAGTTCTCCTCTTCTTGATGGCTTGGTTGGCCATGATCAACGCCGCCACTTTTGAGAAGTTCCTGCGACAGCACGTGGATTACCCAATGACTGAATTTCCGGATGCCCAGCGGTACTGCAACCTCATGATGAAACGTCGTCACATGGCAACCAGTAAATACTGCAAACATCTCAATACCTTTATCCACATGGAAGTCCCTCAGATCCAAGCTGTCTGCGGCCCGGCAGGAGAACCAACCACGGGAGACCTCCGGGAAAGTAACTCCAGCTTCCCCTTGACAATGTGCAAACTTCAAAGGGGCTCCTGGGCTCCAGATTGCAACTACATAGGAACCAGCGCTGTCGATAGGATTATTATCGCTTGTGAAGATGGCTACCCAGTCCACTTGGAAACTGAAGTTCCAGATTATAATGAGCCGGAGGACTTATAA